GGCGATATTCTGAACCTGAGAGTAGAGGCCGTTGACGATTTCGAACTTTGCTTTGGCGCGGCCATAAGCCTGCGACTTGTCAAAGACTTCCTGGGAgacttccttggagaggACAGCGGGGGGGCTAGTTTTCTGGAGGACACGGTATTGACGGAGAGTGAGGAACGTTTCGAAGAGGTATTGGCCGACTGAGAAGCCCATGATTAGCTTCTTCCATGGGAAGAGCGGGCGATCGAGGAAGCGCGCAAGACGCTATGAGAAGTTAGCACCCATTGATCATTAAAGCATGTCACATCATATAAAGCGATTTGTATAGTATCTGACAATATCAACATACCTGAAGGAAATCCATGGTTGCGGTGTTGTTGATAAACCGTATACCTTGGATTGTAGTTGTAAGATGGAAGCTATGCGACCCCCATTGCGCGGCTTATCAAAGTGGGATGCGTAGATCTGGCCTAACGCACGTCGGGGGTGATATTTCCCGATACCCCGATTTCACTGTACGGATAGACAGGTAACAATTACAGCACAACATGGATAAAGGACAAACAATGTGGTAACACCGTATTCCAGAGAACGATGCTGATAACTATCATCATTTAATTGACCCGATTGTTGTGTCTCATGAATTTAATATGGTACAATCGCTGACTTTACACATGTCTCACTGTGCGCATGGCTTCTAGTAGAGCGAGGACGTCCAAGTTGAATAATGCCAAGCTACGTACGACAATAGTCTACTCCATATATGCTGCAACAGCGAGACGAAAGAAAAGCATCCCTAGCAAGTAACCCAACCGAATAGCCAACTAGTCAACATTCGCTTGTCTCTCGAAATAGTGAACCATCTTTGCGATGAGTTGATCGAGCTGTGTACGAGACATGTCTCTAATGTACTCGTTCATCGAGGCTAGATCCTTAGCCATTGTGTCGGAGTCAATTTCTGGCTGTCCATCCCTAGTTCCGGCTGCAGCTTGAGTCTCTTCCTGAGTGGCCTCCTAGTGCCCGTTTGTTGCGGCCGAGGTAACTGGCTGAGGAGGACGCTCAGGACCGTATGCTACTGGCGTCGCTTGATCGTTGCCTTGAGTTTCCTCCTCTGTATCGTCGTCAAACTCGCtaagttcttcttcttcgcccTCTTCTTCAGAATAGTCGCTTTCGTCGCCCTCGTTTCCTCCGTGACTATCCGAGTAACCGCTCTCGACAGTGTTGATCATGCCGGGTGGCACCTTACGACCCTGTTGCTGCATCTGCTGGATGATGCTCCTAAGCTTCTCAGTCTTCTTCTCGGCGGTTTCTGTCTTCTTCCTCCAGCCCTGCCGTTCTTCGGCCATGCGGAGGATGTTGGCAGCTGTCGCTTCTTTTTGGCGCTTCAAAGCCTCGTTCTCCTTCTCCAATCGCTTGCCCTTCTTGGACATGTCCTCCATCTCCTTGCGAAACGATAAAAATAAGTCATTGCTGTTGTTCAAGGTATCCTCTACCTGCTGTGCGCTTAGTCAACAGGCCGAACTATCCTGCTCGTGCCCACTCACCTGTTTGAACTTATCGACATACACATTGAGTTGATTTCTAAGCTCAGTTTCGGTCTTGGTAAAAGCTTGGACTTGCCCTTGAAGGTGTCGAGCCTTGGTTGATTCTGCTTCGgcattcttcttttctctctcgtATCGCGCCATGTGGTACTGGACCTCGAGTTCTTTGGTGCGCATTAGCGAGTGGAAATGCAGCTCTCGGAGCTCGTATTGCTCGATAAAGGACTTGAAGCGGACCCGGAAACTGCAGAGCAAAGGTTAGTGGACAAGCCTCCGAATAGCACGCAAAACCTTACAGTTCGTCGACTTCCATGTCGACAACTTGTTTCTTTGGTgtatccttttcttcttggtaGCCTTCTAGTTTCGATAATAGAGTGGCATACTTCTCATCCCAGTGTGTGTTGTTACGCTTCTGAGTTGTCTGAAGTTCTTTGTTCTCGTTCTGAAATCCATAAGGTTAGCCACTGTGCTTTGCGGAGCACCTACCAACAAACCTTCATCTTGTTATTGTCACGCTGCAGTTCTCTACAAAGCTTTTCCAACTTCTCCTTCAAGCCCACGGTCTTACTCAGTTCGGTTCGGCTTGCATCTCTCTCCTTCTGTAGGTTATCTCCACGTCGCTTGTTCTTCTGATTCTCGCGCTCCAGTCGTCGCATATCGGCCAGGAGTTCGCTGCATCTCTTGGTAAGGTGATCGATTTTCTGCATATTATCCATCTTAGAAACCTGTTGAAGAAGATCTCGATTCGCCCTTTTTACTTCACGTTCTGTAGCATCCACGTATCAGCATATGTGCGGTTCATGTTCGCTGGCGTGCCGCCATTGTGAACAACGAGGTCAGACGCACCGATTTCTAACTCTTGGTCCTTCTCTCCCGCCGCATCCTGCTCCAACTGCGATATACGCGCATGGAGCAGGCGCGAAGCCTCGTCATTAGGCatatttttctttcctttggtTTTCTTGGTTGTTGCGGGTGGATGAGCGTGACCGTTGTGCCCGTTAGTTAGATGAGCATCCAACTGGCTCGTAGTCATCGCCGACTGAGCAAAGTTGGAGGCCAAGGTAACGGACGACAATCGTTCAGGCGGGGGTCACGAGGTGAGGAAGAGCCGGGGGCATCGAAGCGGGATGATTGTCGATGTTCGCAGGTGGAGGCACTTGTCACCGTGTCGGGAGTCGAAATCCTGATAATGGAAGAAAGATACAGCAAAGCAATGTTTGGTATCGACTGTGGTACGAACAGATGAAGTTAGTTGGGCTCACGCAAGAATTGACCACCATGCAATACACTTGCAGCGCAGAGAGGCACGTTGAGTGGTTGGAGGAGGCAATATCTTCGTACCTCGATATTCTTTTTGTGGAATAGCAATATGTATCAATGCTGAACAACAACGACGGTGCGACCTATGGTAGATCTTTAAGGCGCACAGCGTAGAAGCCAGGACTTGTTGGTCATTGAAGATACTGGACAGTCGATACGATGTGACAGGATGGAGGGCTCATGGAGGCTTGGAGCATGGATAGGTTTTCCATGGGCCATTATGGTGCCTGCTAAAGACTGCTAAGTGACTAGCAGATGTACCTGGTGATAGCCGCTAAAACTGCTAGTGACATAACGGCTAGCATCATACATTTGCCGTGCACTATCGCACAGTGGTCTTTTACTGACTGGTGCCACTGGAGCACCCACAATTACGGCATGGAGACTTGGCAACTGACGTGGGCTGGACCGGGCCTTCCAGGTAGCGCTTGGTTACAAAGCAGACCGGGACCCTTCCACTTTTTCGGATCATTACGTGCAGCAAAATCTCCGTTGCTTCTTTAACGACATTACTTATTTCCTTTGAAATAAGTTTTGGGCCCCCACGACTTGTACAGTATTTATTCCGAGTTTCTTGTATTGTTATTATCTTTTGTCTTGATTTAGTTTTGGTTCTTTTACGCTATAATGCTTCGCAACGCCGCTGCTGGCGCTCGCAAGGCCGTAACGGAGCTGTCACAATTCCCAAAACCTGGCGAGAAGCTCCATGGTTTCACCCTTGTTCGATCAAAGCACGTCCCGGAGCTCGAATTGACGGCTCTACACCTTCAACACGACAAAACCGGCGCCGACTACCTCCACATCGCTCGCGACGACAGCAACAATGTCTTCTCAATTGGCTTCAAGACGAACCCTCCGGATGACACCGGTATTCCTCATATCCTCGAGCACACGACGCTGTGCGGTAGCGAAAAGTACGAGTCATCTGTTCGCACAAGCATGTAAGGGCCCAAGACTAATAGTCATAGATATCCTATTCGAGACCCCTTCTTCAAGATGCTCCCGCGAACTCTATCGAACTTCATGAATGCCTTCACAGCCTCGGACCACACCTTCTACCCCTTCGCAACAACCAACGCGCAGGACTTTAAGAACCTCATGTCCGTGTATCTGGACTCAACGTTGCATCCGTTGCTCAAAAAGTCCGACTTTACCCAAGAGGGTTGGCGAATTGGCCCGGAGAACCCCCTTGCCGAGGATGACGCGAGCAAGAAGCTGGTATTCAAGGGTGTTGTGTACAACGAGATGAAAGGCCAAATGTCGGATGCTGGCTATCTATACTATATTCGATTTCACGACCACATCTTCCCTGATATCAACAATTCTGGTGGCGACCCGCAGAAGATCACCGACCTCACATACGAGCAGCTGCAAAAGTTCCATGCCGAACATTACCACCCCAGCAACGCCAAGGTCTTTACCTACGGTGATATGCCCCTGATTGATCACCTGAAGCAAGTTGACGCGCAGCTCCAAGCTTTTGAGAAGATCCAAGGGGACAAGAAGATTCATGAGCCAGTCACGCTCCGCGGCCCCAAGGAAGTAACCCTCTACGGCCCCCTCGaccctcttgttgatcaagaTCGTCAGTACAAGACGTCCGTCTCATGGATCATGGGCGACACTACTGATATTCTCGAATCGTTCTCTCTGGCTCTTCTCTCGACCCTTTTGATGGATGGTTACGGTTCCCCTCTATACCGTGGTCTTATTGAGGCTGGTATGGGAGCCGATTGGAGCCCCAACGCCGGTTATGACAGTTCCGCCAAGAAGGGAATCTTCTCCATTGGTTTGACTGGTGTCCAGGAGGGCGATGTGCCCAAGCTCAAGGATAAGGTCCAGCAGATCCTGCGAGATGCGCGTGATAAAGGTTTCGACAAGACAAAAATTGACGGCTCACTGCACCAATTGGAGCTGTCACTCAAGCACAAGACTGCCAACTTTGGCTTCTCTATGCTGAACCGCCTTAAGCCAAAGTGGTTCAACGGTGTCGATCCTTTCGACTCATTGGCATGGAATGATACCATCAATGGCTTTCAAGCCAAGATGGCCGAGGGCAACTATCTGGAGGGTCTTATCGATAAGTACCTTCTCAACGACAATACCCTGACATTCACCATGGCTCCCTCAACAACATATGGTGAAGACCTAGCGAAGGAGGAGCAGGATAGGCTTTCCACTAGAATTCAGGCGGCGATCAAGGAGGCTGGAAGCGAGGAGAAGGCGCGAAAGCACTTTGAgaagcaagagcaagaattGTTGGTCGAGCAGAACAAGACGAACACTGAAGATCTTGGCTGCTTGCCAACTGTCTATGTGAAGGATATTCCCCGAAGCAAAGAGGCCGTCGTTGTTCGAGACGAGAACGCCAACGGAACCAAGATTCAATGGCACGAGGCACCCACCAACGGCTTGACATATTTCCGTGCCATCAACACGTTGGAGAACTTGCCAGATGAGCTTCGTGAGTTGGTTCCTCTGTTCACTGACAGCATCATGCGCCTCGGTACCAAGGACATGAACATGGAACAGCTTGAGGATTTGATCAAGCTCAAGACTGGCGGCGTTTCGGTCGGATACCACTGCACACCGTCTCCCACGGATTTCCATGCTGCTAGTGAGGGCCTCATCTTCACTGGTATGGCACTGGACCATAACGTTCCTGTTATGTTTGACATTATCCAGAAACTTGTTCTGGGAACCGATTTCGATAGCCCTGAAGCCGCACTCAGGATTCGCCAGCTTCTCCAGGCTTCCGCGGACGGCGTTGTCAACGATATTGCATCAACTGGACATAGGTTTGCCATGGGAAGCGCAGAGTCTGGCCTTACCCGATCAGCGTGGTTACGACAGCAAGTGTCTGGCCTTTCTCAAGTGCAGCTGGTGACTTCTCTCGCTAGCCGCCCTGAGACAGACAAGCTTGAGGATGTCATCTCTAAGCTAAAGCAGATTCAGAACCTTGCACTTGCCGGTGGAAATCTCCGTACCGCAATCACTTGTGGCTCAGAGAGCGTTGCAGCAAACGGGGCTTCGCTGCAGAACTTTATGGGCAACCTTTCTCGCGACCCCTTGAACCTGAAGAACCCTTCACCTCGACAGCTTCCCAAGGACAGCAAGACCTTCTACCCTCTACCTTACCAAGTCTACTATGGTGGGTTGTCAGTACCGACCACTTCATACACATCAGCAGAGGGTGCGCCTCTTCAAATTCTGTCACAGCTTCTTACACACAAACACCTTCATCATGAGATACGTGAGAAGGGTGGCGCGTACGGTGGCGGTGCTTACTCTCGAGCCCTGGACGGTCTTTTCGGCTTCTACTCTTACCGCGATCCCAACCCCCAGAACACGCTCAGCATCATGCGAAATGCTGGCCAATGGGCTGTTGATAAGAAGTGGACGGATCGTGATTTGGAGGAGGCCAAAATCTCTGTGTTTCAAGGGGTCGATGCGCCCAAGTCTGTGAACCAGGAGGGTATGGGCCGTTTCCTCTCGGGCATCACCGAAGAGATGAAGCAGAAGAAGCGCGAGCAACTTCTGGATGTTAGCAAGGATCAGGTTCGCGAGGCCGCACAGCGTTACCTTGTGGACGGACTGACCAATGGTGAAGGCCGAGTGGCTTTCCTTGGTGAGAAGCAGTCATGGGTTGACGGCGAGTGGCAGATTCGCGAGATGAACGTCAAGGGCGCCGAGTAAAGGAATTACGATTAAAGAGCTTATGACAGCACTAGAGATGGAAGCGGAGGCGTGCGGAAATGATGGACGAAGCAGCTCCAGCTATATGACAACATGTACGATGAAGTGTAGACTACACAGATGAACAAAGCATAAATGACTCTCCTCACGTTGCTTCGCAGCGGAAACTTGTTTTGGATACGAGGATTCTTGACCTCTAATTACGCGTTCAGATACGATACATCTTTTTGCCTATTCGATGGCTTAAAGATCACAGAGCAACGCAAGAACATACACAAACCTCTCAcccctttcctttttatttatctCGACTGTTGGAAGCCACTTTTTGCACTGGATACCTATACTATAAGAACCCTCGAGGCTGTGGAGCGAAAGCACCAAGCACGATGCGTTTTATGGTTGGCGTAGACTGGACAGAGCTGTGGACGAAGAGATTCGAGGTGACGGGATGGAAAGATGAGAAGGTAGCTCGTTCTATCAGAGCCGGAGTCCTTGAGCGATGGATTTACTGGACTAAAGAGCAGAGTACATGTGTTGAATATGGACCTGAGTATAGGCTACTAGGATGTTGCCGTGTACCCAAGAGCTGCAAGATATACGGATACTGTGGTATTGTTACGACCGGATACCAGCCGATTCGTTGAGTAGTTTACGAAGCAAGCCTTATGGTATTCACAGAGAGGCATTAATATTAATGGACCTTTTGATggagaagatgacgatgtgAAATAAGCTTTGACTGGGTTTGTCCATGTTTTTTGTCCAGGGGGTAGCTAATGGTGCCTGACCGCGAAAGGCTTGGGCTTGTTCCCGCCCAGGTTTCGCTGTGActgtttttttgttttacCGAGGGAATTATCGGGAACTCGGGTCTGCTAAGCAGTCTTGGAAGTTGGCATTCTGAAAAGTGACATGACGCCTCGATTGTATGTAACTGTCGGTGACTCTGTCGGTCAACAAACAAATGAATACtactaataaataagaattaGAAAAGAAATATAGGCATCATGTATAGGAATTGTATCCTGTTTgcttatatagtatatattccCAAGACTCTGGAAAAAAGTGTGAGAAAGTAGCACCATAGAATGTTAAAAAGACGGCATACGGACATTGTGCCGTTCCTCTTGGGGTTTGAGTTGGGTTTAGCGCGGGGGGGTTTAGAGGACCTGGACCAGGGATAGCTTTTAAGAATCGAGATGGATCATCACCGccaatttatatttatttatctgCAGAACCGGATTGGGTGGCGTTTACGAGGTCATGCCACATGTCAATTTCGACCCGTAAGTTGGTAAGAATTTTGAACATTGTTACTGCCTGTAATTGCAAGTGTTGACAAGCATCTATACTCTTACTCTTGCTGATTAGTAGCCAGGCACGTCTACCTCTCTAAGCTATCTTGTGCTCCGTCCCCTGTAAATATGTACTGCCCCTCTTAAACGTCACGTCACAGTGGAGGATAAAAATTTCTCTCACCTCCAACGACATGTCGAACGACCTAGACttccttgacttgacttgcaTTGCCTCTTACTATAAACAGGGACCTCCACCTTTTTTTCCCCTACCGAACCAACCACTGGAAATAGAATCTGCACAGACTTACCTGCAAGTTGCAAGGAAGCGAGGGAAAAAAACAACCTCCATCTTTTCTGTGTTTGGACAAGACTAGATAAAAAGGGCTCCGTCTCCCCCCCcatacttttttttccttctcccCCTTCCCCGAGTACCTACTCTGTGTCAACAACAAATCCTATACTTTCTACAACAGCTAAAACAGTACCAACCCGTTGGTATCAACAAAAGGACCGTCTTCGTTTGAGCAAGTCTCCCCAGCTGCTCAACACCTTTACCCGAAACTCGACCCGCCTTTGGTCTTTAAAAGGCACCATCTTCACTACGGCTCCTCCGGCCGTGAGTTTCGTCAGTGACAAAGATTTCAGCCTCTGCAAGCCCTCACACATTATCAACGCGATCCCTCCTCCCGCTGCTATTGCTGCTCGACGATAAGCTTCTCGATTTCTCTGTCTTGTACCATCCAAGACCCGACTATCCTCCCCCGTCGTTCTTCGACACCCGCCAGCTGCCGCATAGGAGGTACTTAGAGGTTCTTCCTCTCGCCGAGGAAGAGTCGAGGAGGCCTCGCCAAATCACCGAGGGATCAGTTCATTACCGTTCCCGACCACCCTAACATCATCCGAATCATCGGTTGATCCTTTTTCTACACTACCACACTCACACAAGAAATCAATCAGTCTCCGGACTCAATCCCTCGTCAAAAACTCCCAAAACAAACCCCCGCAACTGTTTGGGATATGGTTATGGCAACGGCTGTCCTCGACACTTACAACCACAATGTTAATCACCCTCATATCGCATTAAAGAAACCCATTTTCCGGGAATCTATTGAGCAACATGACGTGATTACCCCAAAGCAACTCATTGGCCAAGCTCTCCACCAGCGCGTGGAGGCCATTGACCATGAGATGTGTGAGCCTGGCGACGAAGATACATTCTTCGTTGCCGACCTCGGCGAGGTCTACCGCCAGCATCTCCGCTGGAAGAAGAATCTCCCTCGAGTCCGACCCTTCTATGGTAAGCATATACCTTTTGTGTGACATGTCTTCTCCCACAGTCACTGACACATCTATCAGCCGTCAAGTGCAACCCCGATCCTCAGATCATCAAGCTTCTATCTGAGCTCGGCACCGGCTTCGATTGCGCCTCCAAGACCGAGATTGAGCAGGTTCTAGCTTCAGGCCTCAGCCCCGACCGCATCATCTACGCCCAACCCTGCAAGACTAACTCGTACGTCCGATACGTCAAGTCTGTGGGCGTCAAGCAGATGACTTTTGACAATGCCGACGAGCTCTACAAGATCGCCAAGCTCTACCCAGGAGCCGAGCTCTTCCTCCGCATCATGACCGACGACAGCGAGTCTCTGTGCCGCTTCAGCATGAAGTTTGGTGCTGCCATGGACACCACCGAGGGTCTCCTCGCCCTGGCCAAGGATCTTGGTCTCAACGTTGTCGGCGTTAGCTTCCACGTTGGCTCTGGTGCCTCCGACCCTCTCGCCTTCTACAAGGCCGTTCGCGACGCCCACACCGTTTTCCAACAGGCACGCGACTTTGGATTTGCCATGCGCACCCTTGACGTTGGTGGTGGCTTCTGTGGCGAAACCTTTGAGGCTATGGCCAACGTCCTCCGTGGCGCTCTCGATGAATTCTTCCCGCCTCACAGCGGCGTCGAGATCATCGCCGAGCCTGGTCGCTACTATGTTGCTACCGCTTTCACCATCGCCTGCAACATCATCGCTCGCCGCACCGTCGAGGACCCTACTCTCGATGGAAAGGGTTACATGCTCTACGTCAACGACGGTGTTTATGGAAACTTCTCCAACATCATGTTTGACCACCAACAGCCCACTGCCAAGATCCTCCGCGCTTCTGGCAAGACCCTCTTCGAGACTGCCGCCGCCAAACCCACTCCTGTCGGCGAGGGCTTTGAGTACTCCATCTGGGGTCCTACCTGTGATGGTATCGATCGCATCACTGATAGCACTCGTTTCGATCCCATTCTTGACGTCGGTGACTGGCTTTACTTTGAGGACATGGGCGCATACACCAAGTGCTCTGCCACTCAGTTCAACGGCTTCTCCAACGCTCACGACGTC
This Fusarium poae strain DAOMC 252244 chromosome 3, whole genome shotgun sequence DNA region includes the following protein-coding sequences:
- a CDS encoding hypothetical protein (BUSCO:30408at5125), whose translation is MPNDEASRLLHARISQLEQDAAGEKDQELEIGASDLVVHNGGTPANMNRTYADTWMLQNKIDHLTKRCSELLADMRRLERENQKNKRRGDNLQKERDASRTELSKTVGLKEKLEKLCRELQRDNNKMKNENKELQTTQKRNNTHWDEKYATLLSKLEGYQEEKDTPKKQVVDMEVDELFRVRFKSFIEQYELRELHFHSLMRTKELEVQYHMARYEREKKNAEAESTKARHLQGQVQAFTKTETELRNQLNVYVDKFKQVEDTLNNSNDLFLSFRKEMEDMSKKGKRLEKENEALKRQKEATAANILRMAEERQGWRKKTETAEKKTEKLRSIIQQMQQQGRKVPPGMINTVESGYSDSHGGNEGDESDYSEEEGEEEELSEFDDDTEEETQGNDQATPVAYGPERPPQPVTSAATNGH
- the CYM1 gene encoding Mitochondrial presequence protease (MEROPS:MER0015270~BUSCO:2975at5125), producing the protein MLRNAAAGARKAVTELSQFPKPGEKLHGFTLVRSKHVPELELTALHLQHDKTGADYLHIARDDSNNVFSIGFKTNPPDDTGIPHILEHTTLCGSEKYPIRDPFFKMLPRTLSNFMNAFTASDHTFYPFATTNAQDFKNLMSVYLDSTLHPLLKKSDFTQEGWRIGPENPLAEDDASKKLVFKGVVYNEMKGQMSDAGYLYYIRFHDHIFPDINNSGGDPQKITDLTYEQLQKFHAEHYHPSNAKVFTYGDMPLIDHLKQVDAQLQAFEKIQGDKKIHEPVTLRGPKEVTLYGPLDPLVDQDRQYKTSVSWIMGDTTDILESFSLALLSTLLMDGYGSPLYRGLIEAGMGADWSPNAGYDSSAKKGIFSIGLTGVQEGDVPKLKDKVQQILRDARDKGFDKTKIDGSLHQLELSLKHKTANFGFSMLNRLKPKWFNGVDPFDSLAWNDTINGFQAKMAEGNYLEGLIDKYLLNDNTLTFTMAPSTTYGEDLAKEEQDRLSTRIQAAIKEAGSEEKARKHFEKQEQELLVEQNKTNTEDLGCLPTVYVKDIPRSKEAVVVRDENANGTKIQWHEAPTNGLTYFRAINTLENLPDELRELVPLFTDSIMRLGTKDMNMEQLEDLIKLKTGGVSVGYHCTPSPTDFHAASEGLIFTGMALDHNVPVMFDIIQKLVLGTDFDSPEAALRIRQLLQASADGVVNDIASTGHRFAMGSAESGLTRSAWLRQQVSGLSQVQLVTSLASRPETDKLEDVISKLKQIQNLALAGGNLRTAITCGSESVAANGASLQNFMGNLSRDPLNLKNPSPRQLPKDSKTFYPLPYQVYYGGLSVPTTSYTSAEGAPLQILSQLLTHKHLHHEIREKGGAYGGGAYSRALDGLFGFYSYRDPNPQNTLSIMRNAGQWAVDKKWTDRDLEEAKISVFQGVDAPKSVNQEGMGRFLSGITEEMKQKKREQLLDVSKDQVREAAQRYLVDGLTNGEGRVAFLGEKQSWVDGEWQIREMNVKGAE
- the SPE1 gene encoding Ornithine decarboxylase (BUSCO:22081at5125), whose product is MATAVLDTYNHNVNHPHIALKKPIFRESIEQHDVITPKQLIGQALHQRVEAIDHEMCEPGDEDTFFVADLGEVYRQHLRWKKNLPRVRPFYAVKCNPDPQIIKLLSELGTGFDCASKTEIEQVLASGLSPDRIIYAQPCKTNSYVRYVKSVGVKQMTFDNADELYKIAKLYPGAELFLRIMTDDSESLCRFSMKFGAAMDTTEGLLALAKDLGLNVVGVSFHVGSGASDPLAFYKAVRDAHTVFQQARDFGFAMRTLDVGGGFCGETFEAMANVLRGALDEFFPPHSGVEIIAEPGRYYVATAFTIACNIIARRTVEDPTLDGKGYMLYVNDGVYGNFSNIMFDHQQPTAKILRASGKTLFETAAAKPTPVGEGFEYSIWGPTCDGIDRITDSTRFDPILDVGDWLYFEDMGAYTKCSATQFNGFSNAHDVIYVCSEPGAKALLGL